Proteins from a single region of Sinorhizobium alkalisoli:
- a CDS encoding diacylglycerol kinase, with protein sequence MDAKNTVPPSGRTAPISKQTGIRHLLAAASYSFGGAKRLIGEAAFRHELIAFAVAMVAFAIAGANLFQYVAMAILFLLMMAFEAINTAIEEIVDRVSPEISDMGKHAKDLGSFACLCLIVANATYAFYVVFLARLLS encoded by the coding sequence ATGGACGCGAAGAACACAGTCCCACCCAGCGGCCGGACCGCTCCGATCAGCAAGCAAACCGGCATCCGGCATCTCCTTGCTGCTGCGAGCTATTCCTTTGGCGGCGCGAAGCGGCTGATCGGTGAGGCGGCCTTCCGGCACGAGCTCATCGCCTTTGCGGTTGCCATGGTCGCTTTTGCCATCGCCGGTGCGAACCTCTTTCAATACGTCGCTATGGCGATCCTCTTCCTGCTGATGATGGCCTTCGAGGCGATCAATACGGCGATCGAAGAAATCGTCGACCGCGTCTCGCCGGAGATATCCGACATGGGCAAGCACGCCAAGGATCTCGGCTCCTTCGCCTGCCTCTGCCTGATCGTCGCCAATGCCACCTACGCCTTCTACGTGGTGTTCCTGGCTCGGCTGCTGAGCTGA
- the cobT gene encoding nicotinate-nucleotide--dimethylbenzimidazole phosphoribosyltransferase, with translation MSASGLPFDDFRELLRNLPGPDTAALVAARERDAQLTKPPGALGRLEEIAFWLAAWTGRPPAVNRPLVAIFAGNHGVTNQGVTPFPSSVTAQMVENFAAGGAAINQICVSHDLGLKVFDLALEYPTGDITEEAALSERDCAATMAFGMEAIAGGTDLLCIGEMGIGNTTIAAAINLGLYGGSAEEWVGPGTGSEGEILQRKIAAVERAVAFHRDHLSDPLELLRRLGGREIAAMAGAILAARMQKVPVIIDGYVATAAAAVLKAANPSALDHCLIGHVSAEPGHIRAIEKLGKTPLLALGMRLGEGTGAALAAGIVKAAAACHGGMATFAQAGVSNKS, from the coding sequence ATGAGTGCCAGCGGCCTGCCGTTTGATGATTTCCGTGAATTGTTGCGCAACCTGCCCGGACCGGATACGGCGGCGCTCGTCGCGGCGCGCGAGCGGGACGCGCAGCTGACGAAACCGCCGGGCGCGCTCGGGCGTCTCGAGGAAATCGCCTTCTGGCTCGCCGCCTGGACCGGCCGTCCTCCGGCCGTCAATCGGCCGCTGGTCGCGATCTTTGCCGGCAATCACGGCGTCACGAACCAGGGCGTGACCCCGTTTCCGTCATCTGTGACGGCGCAGATGGTGGAGAATTTCGCTGCCGGCGGTGCGGCGATCAACCAGATCTGCGTCAGCCACGATCTCGGCCTGAAGGTCTTCGATCTGGCGCTGGAATATCCGACCGGCGACATCACCGAGGAAGCGGCGCTTTCCGAGCGCGATTGCGCCGCGACCATGGCCTTCGGCATGGAGGCGATCGCCGGCGGCACGGACCTGCTTTGCATCGGCGAGATGGGCATCGGCAACACGACGATTGCCGCCGCCATCAATCTCGGTCTCTATGGCGGCAGCGCTGAAGAGTGGGTCGGTCCCGGGACCGGCTCCGAGGGCGAGATCCTGCAACGCAAGATCGCGGCGGTCGAAAGGGCCGTGGCATTCCACCGCGACCATCTCTCCGATCCGCTCGAACTGCTGCGACGGCTCGGCGGGCGCGAGATCGCGGCGATGGCGGGCGCCATCCTCGCTGCCCGCATGCAGAAGGTTCCGGTGATCATCGACGGCTATGTCGCCACGGCCGCGGCGGCCGTCCTCAAGGCAGCGAACCCTTCGGCGCTCGACCATTGCCTGATCGGCCACGTGTCGGCGGAACCAGGGCATATCCGGGCCATCGAGAAGCTCGGCAAGACGCCGCTGCTCGCGCTCGGAATGCGGCTCGGAGAAGGCACCGGTGCGGCGCTCGCCGCCGGCATCGTCAAGGCGGCTGCCGCCTGCCACGGCGGCATGGCGACCTTCGCGCAAGCCGGCGTCAGCAACAAGAGCTGA
- a CDS encoding adenosylcobinamide-GDP ribazoletransferase gives MTRLGDLCDDVARAVAFLSRVPMPHRHFVGHDGRLSRAVRAFPLAGILITLPAALAAALLVFLQANALFATFLLVGVQVLVTGALHEDGLGDAADGLGGGRDRESALAIMKDSRVGTYGAVALILSFGLRVSALAAFLPLLSPIGAALALLGTAALSRTAMVWHWSRLPPARRDGVAASAGMPEPQATTTALVSGPVLALLMFFAAGIPFVAVLLAFAAFGLVVPVFGKIAARKLGGHTGDTIGATQQLAEIALFGALALAL, from the coding sequence ATGACCAGACTTGGCGATCTTTGCGACGACGTGGCACGAGCGGTGGCCTTCTTGAGCCGTGTGCCCATGCCGCATCGCCATTTCGTCGGCCATGATGGCCGGCTGAGCCGCGCGGTGCGCGCCTTCCCGCTCGCCGGAATCCTGATTACCCTCCCCGCGGCCCTCGCCGCAGCATTGCTGGTGTTCCTACAGGCAAACGCCCTCTTCGCGACCTTCCTCCTCGTCGGCGTTCAGGTGCTCGTCACCGGGGCGCTGCATGAGGACGGCCTTGGAGATGCGGCCGACGGCCTCGGCGGCGGCCGCGATCGGGAAAGCGCATTGGCGATCATGAAGGACAGCCGTGTCGGCACCTATGGTGCGGTGGCACTTATCCTCTCCTTCGGCCTTCGCGTTTCGGCGCTTGCCGCCTTCCTGCCGCTGCTGTCGCCCATCGGCGCGGCGCTTGCGCTCCTCGGCACCGCCGCGCTCAGCCGCACGGCCATGGTCTGGCACTGGTCGCGCCTGCCGCCGGCGAGACGTGACGGCGTTGCCGCCTCGGCCGGCATGCCCGAACCGCAGGCGACGACAACTGCGCTCGTCTCCGGACCGGTTCTCGCGCTTCTCATGTTTTTCGCGGCCGGCATTCCGTTCGTGGCGGTATTGCTTGCATTTGCCGCTTTCGGCCTTGTGGTGCCGGTTTTCGGCAAAATCGCCGCGCGCAAGCTCGGCGGCCACACCGGCGACACGATCGGCGCCACCCAGCAATTGGCCGAGATCGCCCTTTTCGGCGCCCTTGCGCTGGCGCTCTGA
- a CDS encoding DUF1289 domain-containing protein: protein MESPCILVCSIDDRTGYCFGCGRTRDEIGSWTLYTDAERHSIMQMLPQRLESVERKPRRETRRTRLARERSGA from the coding sequence ATGGAATCTCCCTGCATTCTCGTCTGTTCGATCGACGATAGGACCGGCTACTGCTTCGGTTGCGGGCGGACGCGGGACGAAATCGGCTCCTGGACGCTCTATACCGACGCCGAGCGGCACAGCATCATGCAGATGCTGCCTCAGCGACTTGAAAGCGTGGAGCGCAAGCCGCGGCGGGAAACGCGCCGAACGCGGCTGGCGCGGGAACGAAGTGGCGCATGA
- a CDS encoding TIGR02281 family clan AA aspartic protease — MNRLTLLLAILGIGLALLIFNHDSGQTLGMNNDDFGRLVALAALATLLSAAVLRGRQHFGEAVRLLAIWILIALGLASAYVYRYDLQSFGDRVLSGLVPGRTMVVTDSEGQSEVVLQKRIDGHFQADMTVNGQPVSMIVDTGASSIALTYRDAQRIGLDPENLAYTVTVMTANGPALAAPVVLKEIAIGPIVRTNVRAMVAAESRLDRSLLGMSFLSSLDFLQMRSDELRLKD, encoded by the coding sequence ATGAACCGTCTGACGCTTCTGCTGGCGATTCTGGGCATCGGCCTCGCCCTGCTGATCTTCAATCACGATAGCGGCCAGACCCTCGGCATGAACAATGACGACTTCGGCAGGCTCGTCGCGCTTGCGGCGCTGGCGACTCTGCTGAGCGCCGCCGTGCTGCGCGGCCGGCAGCACTTCGGCGAGGCAGTGCGCCTTTTGGCCATCTGGATCCTCATCGCCCTCGGGCTCGCCTCGGCCTATGTCTACCGCTACGACCTGCAGTCCTTCGGCGATCGGGTTCTCTCCGGCCTCGTACCTGGCCGGACCATGGTGGTCACGGACAGCGAGGGCCAGTCGGAAGTCGTGCTCCAGAAGCGGATCGACGGCCACTTCCAGGCCGATATGACGGTCAACGGCCAGCCGGTCAGCATGATCGTCGACACCGGAGCAAGCAGCATCGCACTCACCTACCGAGACGCCCAGAGGATCGGCCTCGATCCGGAGAATCTCGCCTATACCGTCACGGTGATGACGGCGAACGGGCCTGCCCTTGCCGCCCCGGTGGTCCTGAAGGAAATCGCGATCGGCCCGATCGTGCGAACGAATGTCCGTGCCATGGTGGCAGCCGAGAGCAGGCTCGACCGCAGTCTGCTCGGGATGAGTTTTCTCTCCAGTCTCGACTTTCTGCAGATGCGAAGCGACGAATTGCGGCTGAAGGACTGA
- a CDS encoding Crp/Fnr family transcriptional regulator — protein MTPSLPSPMRNQLLAMLPEADYSQIASDLQYVDLSRGAFLARAGEPIDHIYYLTSGIGSLVATTPESNKAEAGIFGSEGYVPTSAATGVELSAHDVIMQIGGDAYRMNFASFRRGMEHNRNFNRVMIRCIEAFSIQLTYTAVSNAVHGVDERLARWILMCHDRVPGDQIPLTHEFISLMLAVRRPSVTTSLHILEGNGFIRSLRGQIIIRNRPALEEFARDAYGKPEAEYRRLMIGLF, from the coding sequence ATGACGCCGTCTTTGCCGAGCCCGATGCGCAATCAGCTGTTGGCGATGCTCCCCGAGGCGGACTACAGCCAGATCGCATCCGATCTCCAATATGTCGATCTGTCGCGCGGTGCGTTTCTGGCAAGAGCGGGCGAACCCATTGATCATATCTACTATCTCACATCCGGGATTGGCTCGCTTGTTGCCACCACACCCGAGAGCAACAAGGCCGAGGCCGGCATTTTCGGCAGCGAAGGATACGTTCCGACTTCGGCTGCCACAGGCGTGGAGCTCAGCGCGCATGACGTGATCATGCAAATCGGCGGGGATGCCTACAGGATGAATTTCGCGTCGTTCCGCCGCGGCATGGAGCACAACAGGAACTTCAACCGGGTGATGATCCGGTGCATTGAGGCTTTCTCGATCCAGCTCACTTACACAGCGGTCTCAAACGCGGTCCATGGTGTCGATGAGAGGCTCGCCCGCTGGATCCTCATGTGCCACGACCGGGTGCCCGGCGACCAAATCCCGCTCACGCACGAATTCATCTCGCTAATGCTGGCAGTCCGTCGGCCGAGTGTCACGACATCATTGCACATTCTCGAAGGAAACGGGTTCATTCGTTCTCTGCGGGGGCAGATCATCATCCGGAACCGGCCAGCCCTCGAAGAATTCGCGCGGGACGCCTACGGCAAGCCGGAAGCGGAATACCGGCGCCTCATGATCGGACTCTTCTAA
- a CDS encoding ABC transporter permease — MNFEAVKSIYFFEMARTRRTLLQSVVSPVISTSLYFIVFGAAIGERIQQIDGVSYGAFITPGLMMLTLLTQCVGNGSFGIYFPKFTGTIYEVLSSPISMIEIVLGYVGAAATKGLMIGTIILATASLFVDLSIAHPVAMLFFFVLTAITFSLFGFIIGIWAKDFEQLNLIPMLVVPPLVFLGGSFYSIDMLPPFWQAVSHLNPVLYLISGFRWSFFEVSDVSPLASAAIILTFLALCLSVLTWIFRTGYRLRS, encoded by the coding sequence ATGAACTTCGAGGCGGTCAAGTCCATCTATTTCTTCGAGATGGCACGTACGCGCCGCACGCTTCTGCAGAGCGTGGTGTCGCCGGTGATTTCCACCTCGCTCTATTTCATCGTCTTCGGGGCAGCGATCGGCGAACGGATCCAGCAGATCGACGGCGTCTCCTACGGGGCCTTCATCACACCGGGTCTGATGATGCTGACGCTCCTCACGCAGTGCGTCGGCAACGGTTCCTTCGGCATCTACTTCCCCAAATTCACCGGCACGATCTACGAGGTCCTGTCCTCGCCGATCTCCATGATTGAAATCGTGCTCGGTTACGTCGGAGCGGCGGCTACCAAGGGGCTGATGATCGGCACGATCATTCTCGCGACTGCATCCCTCTTCGTCGATCTCAGTATCGCCCATCCGGTCGCCATGCTGTTCTTCTTCGTGCTGACGGCAATAACCTTCAGCCTGTTCGGCTTCATCATCGGCATCTGGGCGAAGGACTTCGAGCAGTTGAACCTCATCCCGATGCTGGTTGTCCCGCCGCTCGTCTTTCTCGGCGGCAGCTTTTACTCGATCGACATGCTGCCGCCCTTCTGGCAGGCCGTCAGCCACTTGAACCCGGTGCTCTACCTGATCAGTGGCTTCCGCTGGAGCTTTTTCGAAGTCTCCGACGTCAGCCCGCTCGCGAGCGCGGCGATCATTCTCACGTTTCTGGCGCTCTGCCTGTCGGTTCTGACCTGGATCTTCCGGACAGGCTACAGGCTCAGGAGTTGA
- a CDS encoding ABC transporter ATP-binding protein produces MAPIVSVSNLSKTYASGFQALKGVSLDIEEGEILALLGPNGAGKTTLISIVCGIVNPSGGRVAVNGFDVVRDFRQTRSMIGLVPQELTTDAFETVWNTVSFSRGLHGKKPDPAHIEKVLKDLSLWDKKDNMLRELSGGMKRRVLIAKALSHEPRVLFLDEPTAGVDVNLRKSMWEVVERLRASGVTIILTTHYIEEAEEIADRIAVINGGEILLVEDKAALMTKLGRKQLRVDLAQPIDKVPETLSSYSLSLEEGGQRLIYDYDTSAERTGITTLLAALSEAGIRLRDISTHQSSLEDIFVEIVEAGQ; encoded by the coding sequence ATGGCGCCCATCGTTTCCGTTTCGAATTTGTCGAAGACCTATGCCTCCGGCTTTCAGGCGCTGAAAGGCGTCAGCCTGGACATCGAGGAGGGCGAGATTCTCGCTCTGCTGGGGCCGAATGGCGCCGGCAAGACGACGCTGATCTCGATCGTTTGCGGCATCGTCAATCCGAGCGGGGGCCGGGTGGCGGTCAATGGCTTCGATGTCGTGCGCGATTTCCGCCAGACTCGATCGATGATCGGGCTGGTTCCGCAGGAACTGACGACGGACGCCTTCGAGACCGTCTGGAACACTGTTTCCTTCTCGCGCGGGCTGCACGGCAAGAAGCCCGATCCCGCCCATATCGAAAAGGTGCTGAAGGATCTCTCGCTCTGGGACAAGAAGGACAACATGCTGCGCGAGCTTTCGGGTGGCATGAAGCGGCGCGTGCTGATCGCCAAGGCGCTTTCGCACGAACCGCGCGTGCTCTTTCTCGACGAGCCGACCGCCGGCGTCGACGTCAACCTGCGCAAGAGCATGTGGGAGGTCGTGGAAAGGCTGCGTGCCTCGGGCGTGACCATCATCCTGACGACGCACTACATCGAGGAGGCGGAGGAGATTGCCGACCGCATTGCGGTCATCAATGGCGGCGAGATCCTGCTGGTGGAAGACAAGGCGGCGCTGATGACGAAGCTCGGCCGGAAGCAATTACGGGTCGATCTGGCGCAGCCGATCGACAAGGTCCCGGAAACGCTGTCGTCCTACAGCCTGTCGCTCGAGGAAGGTGGGCAGCGCCTCATTTACGACTATGACACGAGCGCTGAGCGGACCGGCATCACCACTCTGCTCGCCGCGCTTTCAGAGGCGGGGATCAGGCTCAGGGATATCTCGACGCATCAGAGTTCGCTCGAGGATATTTTCGTGGAAATCGTGGAGGCGGGGCAATGA
- a CDS encoding sulfite exporter TauE/SafE family protein has protein sequence MAAGVTAAIASGGLVGFSLGLLGGGGSILAVPLLLYVVGVGGTHVAIGTSAFAVSASALANFAGHARAGHVWWRCAIVFALIGTLGALVASSVAKLVDGEKLLFLFGLVMVAVGLAMLWPRRATDGEPRPVDARMCWLTAAVALATGTLSGFFGIGGGFLIVPGLIAATGMPMINAIGSSLLAISAFGLATALNYAASGFVDWRVAGEFIGGGILGGAAGIVAARRMSARKGVLNRLFGVLVLCVAGYILLKGTGRA, from the coding sequence ATGGCAGCGGGTGTGACAGCTGCAATCGCTTCCGGTGGGCTCGTCGGTTTTTCGCTGGGATTGCTCGGGGGCGGCGGCTCGATTCTTGCCGTGCCGCTCCTGCTCTACGTGGTCGGCGTCGGCGGCACGCATGTGGCGATCGGCACGAGCGCCTTTGCCGTCTCGGCGAGCGCGCTGGCGAATTTCGCCGGTCACGCGCGAGCCGGGCATGTTTGGTGGCGCTGCGCCATCGTATTTGCCCTCATCGGCACATTGGGTGCGCTTGTCGCGTCCTCCGTCGCCAAGCTGGTCGATGGCGAGAAGCTGCTCTTCCTCTTCGGCCTCGTCATGGTGGCCGTCGGACTGGCCATGCTGTGGCCGCGGCGTGCGACGGACGGCGAGCCGCGTCCGGTCGATGCGCGGATGTGCTGGCTGACCGCGGCGGTGGCGTTGGCGACCGGTACGCTTTCCGGATTCTTCGGCATCGGGGGCGGCTTTCTGATCGTGCCGGGCCTGATTGCCGCGACCGGAATGCCGATGATCAATGCGATCGGCTCGTCGCTGTTGGCGATCAGCGCATTCGGCCTGGCGACGGCGCTGAACTACGCCGCGTCCGGCTTCGTGGATTGGAGGGTTGCCGGGGAATTCATCGGCGGCGGTATTCTCGGCGGTGCCGCAGGCATCGTGGCGGCGCGGCGGATGTCGGCCCGAAAGGGCGTTCTCAACCGGCTGTTCGGGGTGCTCGTCCTGTGCGTCGCCGGTTACATTCTGCTGAAGGGCACGGGCCGTGCCTGA
- a CDS encoding YeeE/YedE family protein, translated as MNRNAACRIAAALVSGAIFGLGLSISGMLNPARVRGFLDITRDWDPTLAFVLAGAVIVSAAGMALVRRMPRPLLDDRFHLPETQVIDRRLIVGSAIFGVGWGLVGLCPGPALASLSLGLPATVLFVAAMLAGMVAHDRLQGARLWQRV; from the coding sequence ATGAACAGAAATGCAGCTTGTCGCATTGCCGCGGCCCTGGTCTCGGGCGCGATTTTCGGACTTGGTCTTTCCATTTCGGGAATGCTGAACCCGGCCCGGGTGCGCGGCTTTCTCGACATCACCCGCGACTGGGATCCGACGCTCGCCTTCGTGCTCGCGGGCGCCGTGATCGTATCGGCCGCCGGCATGGCGCTCGTGCGCCGCATGCCAAGGCCGCTCCTCGACGATCGTTTTCACCTGCCTGAGACGCAGGTTATCGATCGGAGGCTTATCGTCGGCTCGGCGATCTTCGGCGTCGGTTGGGGCTTGGTCGGGCTCTGCCCCGGCCCGGCGCTGGCATCGCTGTCGCTGGGCCTGCCGGCCACCGTCCTCTTCGTCGCCGCAATGCTTGCCGGGATGGTGGCGCATGATCGCCTGCAGGGAGCGCGGCTATGGCAGCGGGTGTGA
- a CDS encoding YeeE/YedE family protein, with amino-acid sequence MATYASGLLGGMLIGLSAVILVVSNGRVAGVSGIAGRLLQGVQTATGTAFVLGLILGPVLYRLFLGEWPAVVLVASWPIVVAGGLLVGYGSRMGSGCTSGHGVVGLARLSRRSMAAVGTFMATAVATVYLMGFFQ; translated from the coding sequence ATGGCGACCTATGCCAGCGGATTGCTGGGTGGAATGCTGATAGGGCTCTCGGCCGTGATCCTTGTCGTTTCAAATGGCCGGGTGGCGGGTGTCAGCGGCATTGCCGGACGCCTGTTGCAGGGTGTGCAAACGGCGACCGGCACGGCCTTTGTCCTCGGATTGATCCTGGGTCCGGTTCTCTACCGCCTGTTCCTCGGCGAATGGCCGGCGGTCGTGCTGGTGGCGTCCTGGCCGATCGTCGTCGCGGGCGGCCTGCTGGTCGGCTACGGATCGCGCATGGGCTCCGGTTGTACCAGCGGCCACGGCGTCGTCGGGCTCGCCCGGCTATCGCGCCGGTCCATGGCGGCGGTCGGCACCTTCATGGCCACGGCAGTCGCAACGGTCTACCTGATGGGGTTCTTCCAATGA
- the bigR gene encoding sulfite-sensing transcriptional repressor BigR codes for MRSVLKIPEISPDMGERAGEAATLLKTLANHNRLMIVCTLVEGEYSVSQLEEMLGIHQPTLSQQLTVLREAGFVATRRDAKHVFYRLTDDKAARLVTALYDIFCGEDTK; via the coding sequence ATGAGAAGTGTGTTGAAGATCCCGGAGATCTCTCCGGACATGGGCGAGCGGGCAGGCGAGGCGGCGACGCTCCTGAAGACGCTCGCCAACCACAATCGGCTGATGATCGTCTGCACGCTGGTCGAAGGCGAGTATTCGGTCAGTCAACTGGAAGAGATGCTCGGCATACATCAGCCGACGCTTTCGCAGCAGCTGACGGTGCTGCGTGAGGCCGGCTTCGTCGCAACGCGGCGCGACGCCAAACATGTCTTCTACCGGCTGACCGATGACAAGGCCGCACGGCTGGTCACGGCGCTCTACGACATCTTCTGCGGCGAGGACACGAAATGA
- a CDS encoding MBL fold metallo-hydrolase has protein sequence MPAAATARPDVKGFYEERTGSIQYVVSDPLTKRCAIIDPVLDFDEKSGATATVQADRILDYVAGKGLTVEWILDTHPHADHFSAAAYLKEKTGAPTGIGSEVVRVQRLWKGIYNWPELETDGSQWDHLFADGERFSVGSNAGQVIYSPGHTLASVTYVVGDAAFVHDTIFMPDSGTARADFPGGDARQLWRSISRILALPDETRLFTGHDYQPDGREARWESTVGEEKRSNPHLAGMTEDAFVELREARDKTLPMPKLILHALQVNIRGGRLPEPESNGARYLKFPINALQGAAWD, from the coding sequence ATGCCTGCAGCAGCAACTGCGAGACCGGATGTCAAAGGCTTCTACGAGGAGCGTACCGGCAGCATCCAATATGTGGTTTCGGATCCGCTGACCAAGCGTTGCGCCATCATCGACCCGGTGCTCGACTTCGACGAGAAGTCCGGCGCCACGGCGACGGTGCAGGCTGACCGGATCCTCGATTACGTGGCCGGGAAGGGGCTGACGGTCGAATGGATCCTCGACACTCATCCCCATGCCGACCATTTTTCGGCCGCCGCCTATCTGAAGGAAAAGACCGGGGCGCCGACGGGGATCGGATCGGAAGTGGTGCGCGTCCAGAGGCTGTGGAAGGGTATCTATAATTGGCCCGAGCTCGAAACGGACGGGTCGCAATGGGACCATCTCTTCGCCGATGGCGAGCGCTTCTCCGTCGGTTCGAACGCCGGGCAGGTCATCTATTCGCCGGGCCATACGCTCGCCTCCGTCACCTATGTGGTCGGCGACGCAGCCTTCGTTCACGACACGATCTTCATGCCCGACAGCGGCACGGCGCGTGCGGATTTTCCCGGCGGCGATGCCCGGCAATTGTGGCGTTCGATCAGCCGGATTCTCGCCCTGCCGGACGAAACCCGTCTCTTCACCGGGCATGACTACCAGCCGGACGGCCGCGAGGCGCGCTGGGAAAGCACGGTCGGCGAGGAGAAGCGCTCCAATCCGCATCTCGCCGGCATGACCGAGGATGCTTTCGTCGAATTGCGCGAGGCACGCGACAAGACGCTGCCGATGCCGAAGCTGATCCTGCATGCGCTGCAGGTGAATATCCGCGGCGGCCGACTGCCTGAACCGGAGTCGAACGGCGCGCGCTATCTGAAATTTCCCATCAATGCGCTGCAGGGCGCGGCATGGGACTGA
- a CDS encoding TetR/AcrR family transcriptional regulator — translation MAKRLNKRRSNDPEGVRKRIVDTAFTAFSSRGYGVTSVQDLKAAAGVTGGAFSHHFPTKKELGLAVLHGNVADAVEETWIKPVMEAKTASAGVEAIFARIIRELDQQGFVSGCPLGNMVSELARQDDDMRKAASTILENWRRELAQKIRADQLAGHCAHLDAETAANFIIASYWGAMAIAKASQNSSALKDCSRELLRYLELRPSQRSCP, via the coding sequence ATGGCGAAACGTCTGAACAAGCGAAGATCGAACGATCCTGAAGGGGTAAGGAAGCGGATTGTCGACACCGCTTTTACCGCCTTCAGCTCGCGCGGCTACGGCGTTACCAGCGTGCAGGACCTGAAGGCGGCGGCTGGCGTAACAGGGGGAGCCTTTTCACATCACTTCCCGACCAAGAAAGAATTGGGGCTTGCAGTATTGCACGGCAACGTCGCCGACGCTGTCGAAGAAACGTGGATCAAGCCGGTCATGGAGGCCAAGACGGCATCCGCCGGCGTGGAAGCCATATTCGCCAGGATTATCCGAGAACTGGATCAACAGGGCTTTGTGTCGGGATGCCCGCTCGGCAACATGGTGAGCGAACTGGCCAGGCAGGATGACGACATGCGCAAGGCCGCAAGCACAATCCTAGAGAATTGGAGAAGAGAGCTTGCGCAAAAGATCCGCGCCGACCAACTCGCCGGCCACTGCGCCCATCTGGACGCCGAGACCGCGGCAAACTTCATAATCGCATCCTATTGGGGTGCAATGGCGATCGCCAAGGCAAGCCAAAATAGTTCCGCGCTCAAAGACTGTAGCCGGGAGCTGTTGAGATACCTCGAGCTCCGTCCAAGTCAGCGATCATGCCCTTAG
- a CDS encoding NIPSNAP family protein, giving the protein MRNTAAAAQVFELRQYRLHPGARETLIDVFDREFLETQEEAGMHVAAQFRDLDETDSFVWLRGFANMETRAEALGRFYGGPVWAKHRDVANGTMVNSDNVLLLRPARLDSSFQLPAAERPRPDSTAQSSAIFLCAIHYTAPGKEEAFAAFFEDKVRLPLLESGATVPASFVSEHSANTFPRLPVRQGEAVFVALLRFSTPQAYATHRGALAASRQWTEEIEPQISQRTWRATEVLRLSPTSRSLVR; this is encoded by the coding sequence ATGCGAAACACCGCAGCTGCAGCCCAGGTCTTCGAGCTCCGCCAGTACCGCCTCCATCCGGGTGCGCGGGAAACTCTGATCGATGTCTTCGATCGAGAATTCCTGGAGACACAGGAGGAGGCCGGCATGCATGTGGCGGCTCAATTCCGTGATCTCGATGAAACCGACAGCTTCGTTTGGCTGCGGGGCTTTGCGAACATGGAAACGCGAGCGGAAGCGCTCGGCCGCTTTTACGGGGGACCCGTCTGGGCAAAGCATCGCGACGTCGCCAACGGCACAATGGTCAATTCCGACAACGTTCTGCTGCTACGCCCCGCCCGACTTGATTCGAGTTTTCAGCTACCAGCCGCCGAGCGGCCGCGCCCCGACAGCACTGCGCAGTCGTCAGCGATCTTTCTCTGCGCGATCCATTACACTGCTCCCGGCAAGGAGGAGGCTTTTGCCGCGTTCTTCGAGGATAAGGTCCGCTTGCCGCTTCTCGAAAGCGGAGCGACTGTCCCTGCCTCCTTCGTGAGCGAACACAGCGCCAACACCTTTCCAAGGCTGCCGGTGCGGCAAGGAGAAGCGGTTTTTGTGGCTCTTCTCCGGTTTTCTACGCCGCAAGCCTACGCCACCCACCGTGGCGCCCTGGCAGCCTCGAGGCAGTGGACGGAGGAAATCGAGCCGCAGATCAGCCAGCGCACATGGCGGGCCACCGAGGTGCTGAGGCTTTCGCCGACGTCACGATCGCTGGTGCGCTAG